From one Ignisphaera cupida genomic stretch:
- a CDS encoding SDR family oxidoreductase produces MRRFENRVCVVTGGARGIGAAIAYRLGLEGCKVAILDIDDSAGSIRIEELRARGIEATYIHADVASENDVSKAMDTVFSRYNAINVLVNNAGIGSSGKSIEEQTIDEWRRVIDVNLTGAWLCTKHAVRYMKKSGGVIINIASTRAFQSEPNTEPYSASKGGLVALTHALAISLAKYGIRVLSISPGWVDTSNWQIPPRESVLTPLDNLWHPAGRVGKPEDIAALVAFLASDEASWITGVNIIIDGGVTAKMVYMDENVIEWALSILFQDTTIAKLFRDAIEKVKRYSDRERVKRVLEEMLNKL; encoded by the coding sequence ATGCGTAGATTTGAGAATAGGGTTTGTGTTGTTACTGGTGGTGCTAGGGGTATAGGTGCTGCTATAGCATATAGACTTGGTTTAGAGGGATGCAAAGTTGCTATACTCGATATTGATGATAGTGCTGGAAGTATCAGAATTGAGGAGCTAAGGGCTAGAGGCATAGAAGCTACTTACATACATGCTGATGTTGCTAGCGAGAACGATGTTAGCAAAGCCATGGACACTGTTTTTAGTAGGTATAATGCAATAAATGTTCTTGTAAACAATGCTGGAATAGGCTCTTCTGGAAAAAGTATAGAGGAGCAGACAATTGATGAGTGGAGAAGAGTTATAGACGTTAATTTAACAGGTGCTTGGCTTTGCACAAAGCATGCTGTTAGATATATGAAGAAAAGTGGTGGTGTAATAATAAACATTGCATCTACAAGAGCATTTCAATCAGAACCAAACACAGAACCTTACTCAGCATCGAAAGGAGGCTTAGTGGCTCTAACACATGCTCTTGCAATATCGCTTGCAAAGTATGGAATAAGAGTTTTATCTATTTCACCAGGTTGGGTAGATACATCAAATTGGCAAATACCCCCAAGAGAATCGGTTTTAACACCTTTGGATAATCTTTGGCATCCAGCTGGAAGAGTTGGAAAGCCAGAGGATATTGCAGCACTAGTTGCTTTTCTTGCATCTGATGAGGCTTCGTGGATTACAGGTGTTAATATCATAATCGATGGTGGTGTAACAGCTAAGATGGTTTACATGGATGAAAATGTTATTGAGTGGGCTCTTTCAATCCTATTTCAGGACACCACTATTGCAAAGCTCTTTAGAGATGCAATTGAGAAGGTGAAGAGGTATTCAGATAGGGAAAGAGTTAAAAGGGTTTTGGAGGAGATGTTGAACAAACTATAA
- a CDS encoding SPOUT family RNA methylase yields MSISNLECADVIITCKLGMEKVVASYVMEIDPSAKVVPSPENFMGLVLIYNAFNKKMLADEIRKKVPEAEKIYVVEKCSKANINSIVDAVKSIAKDFVFQNESFAVRTTRRGKHSFTSIDVNVAVGAAVKELTGARVDLENPDKVIAIQIIKDVAHISIVSGAEFYKKMRPYKYPMHKIFNRFVVAHEPYLGPPDAAYTFGARIGREVQTYEVGELVVAPIGSVDGYSLYNFLKGLFEGIESRYEVQRKSYGREVAKTKVVVQDMYQFVRSKIGEPLIIFEPEGEPISRVSNEVSEFILSSLRRGRKINIMVGAREGVPTSLFRFANFVLDVAPGIVISTDYALASALIALTTVLHEKLVGEKEENL; encoded by the coding sequence ATGAGCATTAGCAATTTGGAATGTGCTGATGTCATAATTACTTGCAAGCTTGGTATGGAGAAAGTTGTTGCCTCATATGTAATGGAGATTGATCCAAGTGCCAAGGTTGTTCCATCTCCGGAGAACTTCATGGGTCTTGTGCTTATCTACAACGCTTTCAACAAGAAGATGCTTGCTGATGAGATTAGGAAAAAAGTTCCAGAAGCTGAGAAGATATATGTTGTTGAAAAGTGTTCAAAAGCAAACATAAACTCTATTGTTGATGCTGTTAAGAGTATTGCAAAAGATTTTGTGTTTCAAAACGAGAGCTTTGCTGTTAGAACAACTAGAAGAGGGAAACACAGCTTCACTAGTATAGATGTTAATGTTGCTGTTGGAGCAGCTGTAAAAGAGTTGACTGGTGCTAGAGTTGATTTGGAGAATCCTGACAAGGTCATAGCTATTCAGATAATAAAGGATGTTGCTCACATAAGCATTGTTTCTGGTGCTGAGTTCTACAAAAAGATGAGGCCATATAAATACCCAATGCATAAAATATTCAATAGATTTGTTGTTGCTCATGAGCCATATCTTGGACCACCAGATGCGGCATACACATTTGGTGCTAGAATAGGTAGAGAAGTTCAAACATATGAAGTTGGAGAACTTGTTGTTGCCCCGATAGGTTCTGTCGATGGCTATAGTCTATACAACTTTCTGAAGGGGTTATTCGAGGGTATTGAGTCTAGATACGAAGTTCAGAGAAAAAGCTATGGAAGAGAGGTGGCAAAGACAAAGGTTGTTGTTCAAGACATGTACCAGTTTGTTAGATCGAAAATAGGTGAACCACTAATAATTTTTGAGCCTGAGGGAGAACCAATATCAAGAGTTTCCAACGAGGTTTCTGAATTCATTTTAAGTTCTTTGAGAAGAGGCAGAAAAATCAATATTATGGTTGGTGCCAGAGAGGGTGTTCCAACAAGTCTTTTCAGATTTGCAAATTTTGTTCTTGATGTTGCTCCTGGAATAGTTATTTCAACAGATTACGCTCTTGCCTCAGCTTTAATAGCATTGACTACTGTGCTTCACGAAAAACTTGTTGGTGAAAAGGAGGAGAATTTATAG